One segment of Leptodactylus fuscus isolate aLepFus1 chromosome 7, aLepFus1.hap2, whole genome shotgun sequence DNA contains the following:
- the LOC142213348 gene encoding olfactory receptor 10A7-like: MVTEFILLAFSNLQHLQISLFIVVVFAFMSCVLGNSTILILVRSARSLHTPMYFFISNFALLEIIFISVTVPKLLTNLIDANRKISFTGCFAQLYAFNSLGVVECYLLAVMAFDRDLAINRPLHYSSIMNNSLCMELAAAPWVIGFVTAAIPTIFTAKLEFCGPNEVNHFFCDLAPLQNIACSDPLVSNLVTSSTAIFATVVPFVIILGFYIHIIATISKIKSTVGKQKAFSTCSSHLIVASLFYCSAIVVYVRPKGSQHDKYLALMYTVIIPLLNPFIYTLRNKDVKAALRKSMLLTVLAKIRISHIKKNIVDFHR; the protein is encoded by the coding sequence ATGGTAACGGAATTTATACTTCTGGCCTTTTCCAATTTACAACATCTACAGATTTCGCTTTTTATCGTTGTCGTGTTTGCGTTTATGTCTTGTGTTTTGGGGAACAGTACCATACTTATCCTTGTAAGATCTGCGCGTTCACTTCATACGCCAATGTATTTTTTCATAAGTAACTTTGCTCTTCTGGAAATAATATTTATATCTGTGACTGTTCCTAAACTTCTAACCAATTTAATAGACGCTAACCGGAAGATATCATTTACTGGATGCTTTGCCCAGTTATATGCATTTAACTCTTTAGGAGTCGTAGAATGTTATCTTCTGGCGGTCATGGCCTTTGATCGGGATTTAGCCATTAACAGACCTTTACATTATTCGAGTATAATGAATAATTCTCTTTGTATGGAACTTGCAGCCGCCCCGTGGGTTATTGGCTTTGTTACAGCCGCTATACCTACCATATTTACCGCTAAACTGGAGTTTTGTGGACCCAATGAAGTcaaccatttcttctgtgatttAGCACCTCTGCAAAATATTGCATGTTCAGATCCTTTGGTGAGCAATCTGGTCACTAGTTCAACAGCCATATTTGCCACTGTCGTTCCATTCGTGATCATTTTAGGATTTTACATCCACATCATTGCCACCATCTCAAAAATTAAAAGCACCGTAGGCAAACAGAAAGCCTTCTCTACCTGCTCATCTCACCTCATTGTAGCCAGTTTGTTCTACTGCTCGGCCATTGTTGTATATGTTAGACCCAAAGGTAGTCAACACGACAAGTATCTTGCTCTTATGTACACTGTCATCATTCCATTACTAAACCCATTTATCTACACCTTAAGAAACAAGGATGTGAAAGCAGCTCTAAGGAAATCAATGCTACTAACAGTCCTTGCAAAAATTAGGATTAGCCACATTAAGAAGAACATTGTCGATTTTCATAGGTGA